A window of the Burkholderia sp. 9120 genome harbors these coding sequences:
- a CDS encoding long-chain fatty acid--CoA ligase, whose product MNALDVLDARFTAAGDATALVIGGDRFSYAELRAEVMRVERVLSAQDCIAGTVALVADYSLQSVAYLVALWRLHNVVALLSGRQANQESELICLAEARWEIRIDAGKGVELRRTGVATTHALLAGLSRRREPGFIIFSSGSTGRPKASVHRAWPFLDKHLAPKRCLRSISFLLFDHIGGLNTLLYVLFNQGTLIVPASRRPEVVAQAIETQRVQALTTSPTFLNLLIFSGALERFDLSSLQVVNYGTEPMPERVLERLTAVLPATRFSQAYGLTETGVVPTRSESSRSNWLKIGGAGCEVRVVDGLLEIRSETTMLGYLNAESPFTADGYFKTGDAVVQKGDHYRIVGRQSDLINVGGEKVYPAEIEHVLKDVDGVIDVMVSRAEHPLVGHMVAATFRLAEVETLDTFRKRLYAFCLDRLPSAWIPRKIRITTEPLHGERFKKLRTPLSLDSLANEEA is encoded by the coding sequence ATGAACGCGCTCGACGTCCTCGACGCGCGGTTCACCGCCGCCGGCGATGCGACTGCGCTGGTGATCGGCGGCGACAGATTTTCCTATGCGGAGCTGCGCGCCGAGGTCATGCGAGTCGAGCGGGTGCTCAGCGCGCAGGACTGCATCGCGGGAACCGTCGCCCTCGTCGCCGACTACTCCTTGCAGTCGGTCGCTTATCTGGTCGCGCTCTGGCGGCTGCATAACGTGGTCGCGTTGTTGAGCGGGCGTCAGGCGAATCAGGAGAGCGAGCTGATTTGCCTCGCCGAAGCGCGTTGGGAAATCCGCATAGACGCAGGAAAAGGCGTCGAACTCAGGCGCACCGGCGTCGCGACCACGCATGCTTTGCTCGCGGGGCTGAGCAGAAGGCGCGAACCGGGGTTCATCATTTTTTCCTCGGGCTCGACCGGACGTCCGAAAGCGAGCGTCCATCGGGCATGGCCGTTTCTGGACAAACACCTCGCGCCCAAACGGTGTCTGCGCTCGATTTCGTTTCTGTTGTTCGATCACATTGGCGGTCTGAACACGCTGCTTTATGTCCTGTTCAACCAGGGTACGTTGATCGTGCCCGCGTCCCGGCGCCCGGAAGTGGTCGCGCAGGCTATCGAAACGCAGCGCGTGCAGGCACTGACGACGTCGCCCACTTTTCTGAATCTGCTGATCTTTAGCGGGGCGCTTGAGCGTTTCGACCTGAGTTCGCTGCAGGTCGTGAACTACGGCACCGAGCCGATGCCCGAGCGCGTGCTGGAACGGCTCACGGCCGTGCTACCGGCAACACGCTTCTCCCAGGCGTACGGATTGACCGAGACGGGCGTCGTACCCACCCGGTCGGAATCGTCGAGGTCGAACTGGCTCAAGATCGGCGGCGCGGGATGTGAGGTTCGCGTGGTGGACGGCCTGCTCGAGATCCGTAGCGAAACGACGATGCTTGGCTATCTGAATGCCGAAAGCCCGTTCACCGCCGACGGTTACTTCAAGACGGGCGATGCAGTCGTGCAGAAGGGGGACCACTACAGGATCGTAGGTCGCCAGTCGGATCTGATCAACGTGGGCGGCGAGAAGGTGTATCCGGCGGAGATCGAGCATGTGCTCAAAGATGTCGACGGTGTGATCGACGTCATGGTGAGCCGCGCCGAGCATCCGCTTGTCGGTCACATGGTGGCAGCGACCTTCCGCCTCGCCGAAGTCGAAACGCTCGACACATTTCGTAAGCGGCTGTACGCGTTCTGCCTGGACAGACTCCCATCTGCCTGGATTCCTCGCAAGATTCGTATCACGACCGAGCCGCTGCACGGCGAGCGCTTCAAGAAATTGCGCACGCCGCTCAGCCTTGATTCACTTGCCAATGAAGAGGCCTGA